A window from Centropristis striata isolate RG_2023a ecotype Rhode Island chromosome 2, C.striata_1.0, whole genome shotgun sequence encodes these proteins:
- the LOC131989231 gene encoding interleukin-18 receptor 1-like has product MMERVHLLPLLLTLSVTGVCPKSEIDVRTVHAGEMEVLTDSRSNHSDARRVWTSYTSRGTEEISSMSSAQQRLRALLLHGGHLVILRASRNHEGNYSCSLRTGSQLWFRLVVQTTQSREQKKQSQYSKTCFAEEACSLNCPEVNTPAANIPNITSNGIIWNKEGELSKGYFPCVEENNGGVYTCTRLYLYYGQIYNKTFTVRLIVEPKENLMIPAITSPTDGDVVYVELGSPKVIHCKAVLYSELDGIFWSSEKSFIEKNSSFPVFYNSSRDTKGEETKMIASLVFKSVSKEDTSKNYTCRLESESRSSKVTITLVEKPGVSYVPLALGVVCVMVVMVSTLVLYVSFKITITLFLRDTLGCHSRTSDGKSYDAFLMYYESDADAGLHEEDRKYLERVLEERFGYSLCLYERDVLPGQAEAEAVLECIEQSRTVVLVPTSPDPGPGSGLLIALHEALVERQTRLVFINTDTTEELKCGLLPETLQFLSETGDCVTWKGQSSMQPSSSFWKQLRYYLAAPQYSAKARLLPQTV; this is encoded by the exons ATGATGGAGAGAGTTCACCTGCTGCCTCTGCTTCTCACGCTGTCAGTCACAG GTGTTTGTCCCAAAAGTGAGATAGATGTACGTACTGTACATGCAGGTGAGATGGAAGTGCTGACCGACAGCAGGTCTAACCACAGCGATGCCAGACGGGTCTGGACCAGCTACACCAGCCGGGGCACGGAGGAGATCAGCAGCATGTCTTCAGCCCAGCAGAGGCTCAGAGCTCTGCTGCTTCATGGGGGGCACCTTGTTATTCTAAGAGCCTCTAGAAACCACGAGGGGAATTACTCCTGCTCTCTGAG GACTGGCAGCCAGTTGTGGTTCCGGCTGGTGGTACAGACAACACAGTCCAGAGAGCAGAAGAAGCAGAGCCAGTACTCTAAAACATGTTTTGCAGAAGAGGCCTGCAGTTTGAATTGCCCTGAAGTAAACACACCTGCTGCAAACATCCCCAATATTACCAGCAACGGCATCATATGGAACAAG GAGGGCGAGTTGTCGAAGGGCTACTTCCCGTGTGTGGAGGAGAATAATGGTGGTGTCTACACCTGTACCAGATTATACCTGTATTATGGTCAGATCTATAACAAGACCTTTACAGTTCGGCTTATTGTTGAACCAAAAG AAAATCTTATGATACCAGCGATCACTTCACCAACCGACGGTGATGTAGTTTATGTAGAATTGG GCTCACCAAAGGTGATTCACTGTAAAGCTGTTTTGTATTCAGAACTTGATGGCATTTTCTGGTCCAGCGAGAAATCGTTCATTGAAAAGAACAGCAGCTTTCCTGTTTTCTACAATTCCTCGCG GGACACCAAGGGTGAAGAAACAAAGATGATAGCATCTCTCGTCTTCAAAAGTGTTTCAAAAGAGGATACGTCAAAAAATTACACCTGCCGACTGGAATCTGAGTCTAGGTCAAGCAAGGTCACCATCACTTTGGTCGAAAAAC CTGGCGTTTCTTACGTCCCCCTGGCTCTCGGCGTGGTGTGTGTCATGGTGGTGATGGTTTCCACACTCGTTCTCTATGTGAGCTTTAAAATCACCATCACTCTTTTCCTGAGAGACACTCTCGGCTGCCATAGCAGGACTTCAG ATGGTAAAAGCTACGATGCCTTCTTGATGTATTACGAGAGCGACGCAGACGCAGGACTACatgaagaagacagaaaataccTGGAGAGAGTTTTGGAAGAGCGCTTTGGTTACAGCCTCTGTCTCTATGAACGTGACGTCTTACCGGGCCAAG CTGAAGCGGAGGCAGTGCTGGAGTGCATAGAGCAGAGTCGCACCGTGGTTTTGGTTCCCACCTCTCCAGATCCTGGTCCAGGGTCTGGCCTGCTGATTGCCCTCCATGAAGCCCTTGTTGAGAGGCAGACTCGCTTGGTTTTCATCAACACTGACACAACAGAAGAGTTGAAATGTGGTTTGTTACCGGAGACCTTACAGTTCCTTAGTGAGACTGGAGACTGTGTCACCTGGAAGGGCCAAAGCTCCATGCAGCCCTCGTCCTCCTTCTGGAAACAGCTCCGTTATTACCTAGCGGCTCCACAGTATTCAGCCAAAGCAAGACTTCTCCCTCAGACAGTCTAG